DNA sequence from the Deltaproteobacteria bacterium genome:
GATCCGCTCGCGCACGAGGAGGCGGCCGCGCTCCTGGTGCCGCCGCCGCGCCTCGGGCGGCCCACCCTCGCGGATGCGCGCCAGGCGCGCGCGCAGCTCCCCGGCGAGGGCGCGGTGGTGGCGCGCGTTCTCCTCGAACGCCGCGTCGCGGCGGAGCCGCGAGCCGAGCCGCGTCATGCGGGTCAGCGCGCCCAGTGCGGCGGGCGCTTCTCCAGGAACGCGGCCATGCCCTCCTCCCCTTCCTCGCTGGCGCGCA
Encoded proteins:
- a CDS encoding methylcrotonoyl-CoA carboxylase produces the protein MTRLGSRLRRDAAFEENARHHRALAGELRARLARIREGGPPEARRRHQERGRLLVRERI